The sequence below is a genomic window from Theobroma cacao cultivar B97-61/B2 chromosome 6, Criollo_cocoa_genome_V2, whole genome shotgun sequence.
CAATGTTTGACCTGCAATTCACTCATCCTGAGTTGCATCCTTCACATTTGTAGTTTCTTGCTTTTTGCATGAGTAGGCGGTTACTACTTCTCTTAACTTTTGTTATAGAGCATTCCGTTCAGTTTTCTGTAAGGATTTTAGTTCTAGAAGCTTAATCTTGGTTGGAAGGTCATATAAATGTAAGTTACTTTATGCAGATGACGATATACACCAGTGGAGTTTCAGTATTAATGCCGGGAGATGAGATTCCTACTTTCATTGCCCATCCAGCTCCTGTCCCCTGTCACCCTGAACGAGTTTTGCCTCACCATCAACACAACTCATCAGCCAATCCTGCCTCAAACTCCTCGGTAAACATTAATGCAAGTTTAATAGGAGAAAACTAAAACTGAGAAAATCCCTCCGCACATGCTACACCAAACAATGATCATGATAACTCTCCCAGCAGGAGGTTTTCTATGAAACAAGCAAGACTATCCAGTCTGGATCAGAGTTGCCCTTTTTAAGCTTCTCGTCCGTAAGATccttgtattgtgaatacagaGATAGTTTTTGGTGGGCTGGCTGGCTTTGGCAATGCTTAACTTGCCTTGCTGTCAATTCCCaccatttttttgtttaaaatttttccagATAGTGACTTTGGATCCTGACGATGGTCATGGATTGCCCATCGAATGGATCATTTTACATGTAAAAAATTTGAGGTACAAAATTGTTGTTAAGTACGGGAGGAAGTTTCAAGGGCAGTTTGTTACGGATGAGAtggaaattaatataaaaaacagCAAATTTGAACCTCCATTTTCGACTATGCCTCTTAAGTATATGACAGTTATCTGACTGTGAACCCTTCTCAAGATGGTCTGTAAGGAAGAAACTTCTCTGGTTTACCTCCCCATCTTTTTTGCTTCCAACCATGAAAGTAAATTTGGTATTCCCCAACGCCGACCAGGTTGGTTTTGTGATTCTGAAATGAGACTAGATGATTTTGGGCAGTAAAAAGATTTAGCATAATACCTTCAGTTTCTCTACTAGCCCACTAGCATGGATTCTTCTCAGTACACATCTCAAATTGGGACGATGATTGACCTACCAAACAAGCTTAGGGACTCTTTCCAGGGCCctggaaaacaaaaaactaaaGAAGTGCTCAAGGCCCGACACTGAGTGCAAGCTGAGAGATACCAGTTGGCAAGCCTAAGCCCAATCAAAAGCTCCCACCCCATGACTCAGAACCATAGCAGCTAGATTCCTTCGAAGTTCGAACCCAGTTACGTCGTCTGTAATGTACAAGAAAACTAAGCCTGAAATTCATCTATAACCCAACGAAACTAGTGCCCATGAATTTTGGACATTTTGTTTGACTTCTTACGTTAAAGAAAACATGTTATATGTTCTCTAGGATGACTTATAAGTAAGACTCTCTAGGAGACCCTTTGCATGCTTGGCTTTGCTTATCCTTTTCTTGGGCAGTAGACATACTCATGCCAGTTTGAACTATTTTGTCCAGGTAAGTTTCCCCATTGAAACTGTCTTGTATGTCTCAGAACAGAAGCCTTAAAGAACTGCCCGTAGCATGGGAGAGTTTTTTGTCTCTCTATCTAAATCCATACAACGCTAGCTAGCAGAGGCAAAACCATGTCCTCTAGTTGAAAACAGCCAAGGTTCCATAATAACCCTTTTTTCCAGtggaaacaaaatttaaagcCATTTggctgaaaatttttgaacttttgaaCTTTGGGCACATTCCATATTTGTCTTTGCTTATGAAAAAGAGACTGACAATAGAAAGCTGAAGAAAGAGTCCAAAATAACTGATCTGATCTTCCCCCGTTATTGATTTTGTGGAGAGAGTCCACCAACATAATTCCATTAACggattaatattaaatataggACCACTCCTACTGTCTTTACTCTCTTATTCTTCAACGGCTACAACTATGGAGTTCCCTCTTTCCATCCTCcaaattttgtgtttttaatGTGGCATTGTAGGATCAATAGAATATTTAATTTGGGCAATTCGGCATGCTTCCCTTTTGGTTGTACATTACTTTCCTCCATTGAATGTCTCTCTAATTTAGGCGTTATAAAGGGGAGAGTGGGTCCAAGCATGGATCATTCTCACTCTTTCTTTCTGTCAATGGGGTAGTCAGGATGAGAACCCATTCAGATTGTTTCATGGCCTTGTGAGAGAAAAGTTGGATCCTAAAAGGATTTGCAAATATTGGCATGCCCTGAAGTTGTTAGCCTGCTCAAGATCCCAGTTTCAGAGACATAATTATGCACCTTATTTGATCTAATCTAATCATGATTAAAGTCTAAAGACCAACTTTTTGTGCTTTAAGTGGTCTCACCAAGAACTCCtttcaaccaaaaataaaCTAGGCATATTCTGCTTTTATTTGAACGTTAGGATCCCCTGCTGATTCAACTTTCAAGCCTTGAATTTTCGGATAAAGAGAGAGGGAAAAAGGGTGCAATGATTTTGTACCAGATTGAATCATTTTTTGCAGAAATTGCAAATCCTTTTTCCCACAGCAGCAAACAAGAGTGGAGAATACAATATAGCATAAATTAATATAGTGGTCAATCAAATGGCATTACGTATCTAGGTAtccaaaacttcaaatccaGCAGTGGTAGACAAGACAACAGCCTCACTCTCTTCAGCTTTGAGTTCTGAATTCTGAAATACAGAACTTACACACCAAATCCTCCACTTCCAGTTCAGATTGACCTTTGACTTAAATCAATATTCACAAACTGGAGACAAGAAACATAAAGTTCAtgttgagaaaaagaaagtggaATTACAAAATGAAACTTAAGGTGCATTTCTTCATCTCTAGAGAAAGATGAAACATTCAAGGGATACAAGAGGATTTTCAAGTGATTCATTTGGAGCACTTGTTGTAGGACCATTGTTATTGCTACTGGGCCACTTCCCTTCCAtggtagtagtagtagtaccATGGTGGTGCTGATGCTGCTCCACCTTTTTGCTATTACCACTTTCTCCCGCGTCACCTCTGACCCTACCAGGAGAATGATTAGTCCTTCTTCCAGACGGGCTACGACCCATTACAGATCTATTCACAGCAGGTGACCTTGACCTCCTCCCTGAACTCTCACCCGGATCCTTCCTTGACGGGTCGGGTCTTAACCCACGTCTCACTGGGGTTTCCCTGCTTTGAACCAACCTCACTGACGGTCCCCCATTAGCAACCCCATGTCTTCTGCCAGGCGACTGGTCAAGCTTCCGAGTAGGTGACCGACCCACGACCCGGTTCCTTGACCCGCATCTTGCCGGAGATCTGAAAATTTTTTGCTGCCTCACTTCTTCCTCATCTCTTCTATCAGTTATAGTAGAAACGCTTTCACTTACACTCACACTGCAAATCTCGGAAACATCTTCTGAAGCTGACTCTTCAATGACAGGTGATTTTGGCTCAGTCTTGTTGTCAAAATTGAGGCTCTCTTTTTCTTGGATCTTAACAAAGGCTGGTTTTTCTATCTGGGCTTTCTTGTTCTCTTCTTCTTGTGGAATAAAGATGTGAGCTTTGGGTTTTGGAGTTTCAGACAAAACCTCTTTCACGGTTTCCTCTTCAGCTGAAGGTGGTGGAGCTCTGCTTTCAAGGCTTGGTTTTTGGTGAAAAGAATGTGCTTCCTTTTCACGAGGTTCCCCTCTGTTAGTGCTTACACAGCAACCCATTTGAGGAAGTGAACGCTATAGGTTGACTTAGAAACAAGGTGGCATTGTTGGGTTTAAGCTCAAAACTGAagctttgttttcttcttctgcaGGGTTGGAAAAATACTTTGGAAACGGTTTGGTATTTCCCGGCTTAAGAAAACGAAGAAGCCGAGGAGACAAGGAGTAGGGTAGTTA
It includes:
- the LOC18596916 gene encoding uncharacterized protein LOC18596916, yielding MGCCVSTNRGEPREKEAHSFHQKPSLESRAPPPSAEEETVKEVLSETPKPKAHIFIPQEEENKKAQIEKPAFVKIQEKESLNFDNKTEPKSPVIEESASEDVSEICSVSVSESVSTITDRRDEEEVRQQKIFRSPARCGSRNRVVGRSPTRKLDQSPGRRHGVANGGPSVRLVQSRETPVRRGLRPDPSRKDPGESSGRRSRSPAVNRSVMGRSPSGRRTNHSPGRVRGDAGESGNSKKVEQHQHHHGTTTTTMEGKWPSSNNNGPTTSAPNESLENPLVSLECFIFL